Within Caulobacter segnis, the genomic segment CGATCCCGTCGCCATCGCCGAGACCGCCGCCGGCATGCTGACAGAGCAGTTGGGCGTCGCGCGCGCCGGCTACGCCGAGATGGACGAGGACGGCGTGGCCGTCGTCATGGCCGACGACGATCGCGCCGAGGGCGGCGTCGTCGCGATGAAGAACCGGCGGTTCAGTCTCGACGACTTCGGCGCGGAGATGAGCGCCGACATGCGCGCGGGCCACACCGTCGCCGTCGGCGACGTGGCGCTGGACGCACGCACCAACGGACAGGCCGCCCTGGAGGCCTACGCCGCCCTGGGCGTGCGCGCCTTCATGACCATCCCGCTGGTCAAGGCCGGCGAGCTGTCGGCGTATCTGTTCGTCTGCCACGACGCGGCACGGGCCTTCACGCCGGACGAGATCGCCTTCGTCTCGGACGCGGCCGAGCTGATCTGGACCGCCAGCGAACGGGCCCGCTCGGACCAGGCCCTCAAGCGCGCCCAGGAGACCGAGCGGCTGCTGATCCGCGAGGTCGACCACCGCGCCAAGAACGTGCTGGCCGTCGTCCAGTCGCTGGCCCAGCTGACCCCGTTCGAGCACAAGGACCAGTACGTCCAGGCGCTATCAGGCCGTATCGGCTCGCTGGCCCGCGCCCACAGCCTGCTGTCGACGGGCCGCTGGAGCGGCGTCGACCTGCACGACCTGCTACGCCTCGAGCTGGATCCGTACGGCGGAGAGCGGGACCATGGGGGCGGCGAGCAGGTGACGATCGACGGCCCACCGGCCTTGATCGACGCCCAGGCCGCCCAGTCCCTGGCCCTGGTGATCCATGAACTGGCCACCAACGCCAGCAAGTACGGGGCCCTGTCGCGCCCCTTGGGCCGGCTGAGCGTGACCTGGACCTGGAGCGCCTCCGGGGCGCCGGGCGAGGTGCTGAACCTGATCTGGCGCGAGGACGCCGGCGCCCACGTCGACGCCCCGGCCCGCCGCGGCTTCGGCTCGACCCTGATCGAGAGCGCCGTCAAGCAGCTGGGCGGCCGGGTCGAGAAGATCTGGCGGCCGCAGGGTCTGAAGGTGCGCCTGGACATCCTCAAGGGCGCCCAGCCCCGGGCGAGCGAAAGCACGCCTGTCTATCGCCCGGGCCTGGTGTCCGAGGACAGCCCCGCCCTGCGCGACCAGCGCGTGCTGATCGTCGAGGACGAGGCGGTCGTGGCCATGGAGCTGACCCGCGTGCTGACCGCCGCTGGCGCCAAGGTCGTGGGTCCCGCCGGCACGATCGAGGAGGCGCTGAACCTGCTGGACGACCAGCCGATCGACCGCGCCCTGCTGGACGTCAATCTGGGCGGCCGGCCGATCACGCCGGTGGCCAAAGCCCTGAGCCGCCGCCGCATCCCGTTCGTCTATCTGACCGGCTACCAGGAGCCCGACGTCGACGACGGGCCGGTCCTTCGCAAGCCGGTGGCCCCTTCCGCGCTGCTCGGCGCGTTGGCGCGGGGCATGCCGGCGGTGGCGCCGTAGGGCCCGCCATCCTTCATGCCCTCCCGGGCACAGGGTCCAGGAAGGTCGTGGTTTTGGACGGTTGCGAACCTTACCGACGTCTTGTGGCTTGAAATTGCAATTCGTTCTCAAGTAAGGACGAGCATTCCGCCGCCAAGGTTCCGCTCCTCCTCGTGAAATCCGCCGCCGACCAGCACCGACGCTCCTTCTGGCTGAAGCAGCTGCACCAGTGGCACTGGATCAGCGCGGCCGTGTCGCTGATCGGCATGCTGCTGTTCGCGATCACCGGCATCACCCTGAACCACGCCGGCCAGATCGAGGCCAAGCCCGTGGTCGTCTCGCGCAAGGCGACCCTGCCGCCAGACCTGCTGGCCCTGCTGGCCAAGGGCCCGGAAGAGGGCAAGCGCCCCCTGCCCGTCCCGCTGGAGCCGTTCCTCGACAAGGCGGTCGGCGCCGAGGTCGCGGGTCGCGAGGGCGAATGGTCGGCCGACGAGGTCTATGTCGCCCTGGCACGCCCGGGCGGCGACGCCTGGGTGTCGATCGACCGCGAGACCGGGGCCATCGAGCACGAGAAGACCACGCGCGGCGTGATCAGCCTGCTCAACGACCTGCACAAGGGCCGCAATTCCGGCAAGGCCTGGAGCTGGTTCATCGACATCTTCGCCGCCGCCTGCGTGATCTTCACGGTCACCGGCCTGATCCTGCTGCAGTTCCACGCCCGCGCCCGGCCGCTGACCTGGCCCCTGGTGGGCCTGGGCCTGGCCGCCCCCGTCATCCTCGTCATCCTGTTCGTCCACCTTTAGAGGCAGACCCCGTGAAGCGTTCGATCTCACTTCTGACT encodes:
- a CDS encoding HWE histidine kinase domain-containing protein, with protein sequence MSRDDYVLPSYPPQERRAVFSSAMADAVPILISYVDREERYRFVNRAYEEWFGVDRSRIEGKTLAEVLGREAYGRVRHHVARALAGESVTFEGLVDYQQAGPRHVEARYVPDIGRDGDVPGYYVLVTDISESKKAAAELQRMLLGERRRGALLDLGQKLRDEADPVAIAETAAGMLTEQLGVARAGYAEMDEDGVAVVMADDDRAEGGVVAMKNRRFSLDDFGAEMSADMRAGHTVAVGDVALDARTNGQAALEAYAALGVRAFMTIPLVKAGELSAYLFVCHDAARAFTPDEIAFVSDAAELIWTASERARSDQALKRAQETERLLIREVDHRAKNVLAVVQSLAQLTPFEHKDQYVQALSGRIGSLARAHSLLSTGRWSGVDLHDLLRLELDPYGGERDHGGGEQVTIDGPPALIDAQAAQSLALVIHELATNASKYGALSRPLGRLSVTWTWSASGAPGEVLNLIWREDAGAHVDAPARRGFGSTLIESAVKQLGGRVEKIWRPQGLKVRLDILKGAQPRASESTPVYRPGLVSEDSPALRDQRVLIVEDEAVVAMELTRVLTAAGAKVVGPAGTIEEALNLLDDQPIDRALLDVNLGGRPITPVAKALSRRRIPFVYLTGYQEPDVDDGPVLRKPVAPSALLGALARGMPAVAP
- a CDS encoding PepSY-associated TM helix domain-containing protein: MKSAADQHRRSFWLKQLHQWHWISAAVSLIGMLLFAITGITLNHAGQIEAKPVVVSRKATLPPDLLALLAKGPEEGKRPLPVPLEPFLDKAVGAEVAGREGEWSADEVYVALARPGGDAWVSIDRETGAIEHEKTTRGVISLLNDLHKGRNSGKAWSWFIDIFAAACVIFTVTGLILLQFHARARPLTWPLVGLGLAAPVILVILFVHL